TTCCAGACTGGCCCTGGCCGGACTTCTGCCCGGCGAACTTCTGGCCCAGGCCAAGGAGAAGCCTGCCCCGTCCAAGAAAACCGGAACCCGGTTAATCCTGCTTGGCAACGGCGGCGGACCCAGGCCGAATAAGATGCGGGCCCAGTCGGCCTGGGTGGTCATGATCAATGATGTTCCCTATGTGGTGGATTGCGGCGGCGGGGTGAGCCGTCAAATGGTTTTTGCCAATATCCCTCTGAAGTCCCTCCGATATATTTTCATCACCCATCATCATTCGGACCATAACCTGGAATACGGAAGCCTGATGTACAACGCCTGGGTTACCGGCTTTAAAGGTCGGATCGATACTTACGGGCCTCCCCCGATTGAAAAGATCACCAGTCTTTTCTTGGAAATGAATGCCTATGATATCAACATCCGCATTCCTGATGAAGGCCGGCCTCCTCTCAAGCCCATGATCTTTGTCCACGAGTTCAGCAAGGGAGGGCTGGTCATGGAAAACGACCAGGTAAAGGTAACCGCCGCATTGGTGAATCACCCTCCGGTGGTACCGGCCTTTGCCTACCGGTTTGACTCCCCGGACCGATCCATTGTCTTCTCCGGGGATACCACTCCCTGCGACAATCTGATTAAATTAGCTCAAGGGGCCGACATCCTGGTCCATGAAGTCATCCACAAGCCTTCGCTGGCCCGTTTGCTGGCCCGTATCCCCAATGCCGACCGTCTGCTGGAACATATCGTCGCCTCGCATACTACCCATGTGGATGTGGGTAAGGTGGCCAAAGAGGCCGGGGTAAAGACTCTGGTGCTTACCCATTTTGTCCCTGTCGATGATCCCACTGAAAAAGAGGAGATGTGGATAGAGGGGGCCCGGACCCACTTCGACGGTAAGATTATTGTCGGCAAAGACCTATTGGAGATATGAAAATCCAGGCAAAGAGAGGGGCGAAGTATTGAGGCGGTTAGCTTCTATGAAATAATTCAAAAGACGGCCCCCATGCGCCGGGAACTGAAAAGGGATATCATCCAAAAAGACGACAGGAGCCGTTGGATAATACGCTCGGCCAAGTGACCGATCGATTTTTCGAATCGCCGCTGAAGGAGTGAACATCAAGGGACGAAGGAACCGGATCGATCGGCAATCTCCCGGGCCCGGACCTTCAGTGCTTCTTCTGCCAGGACCAGAGCGGCAGGTAAAAAAAACCAGGCCGGGCGGCGCTTCTCAAGAAAACGGTACAGTTCAAGGGAATCCAGGCCCTGTCTTTCCATCTCATTCCAGAAACCAATGCCCGAAAAACGCCAGAGTTTATCCGAATCCTTGAGAATTTTTTCCTCCAGGGATTCAGGATCGTTTCCGGAATCATGACGGCCGATCATGAGAGTGATCTGTTTGATAAAAATTGGATCATAGTCCAGGCCTTGTAACAGATGGCCGGCAATGATCGCACCTTCGACTTCATGGATGCGGTTAAGCCTGTCGGCTTCCTCCCCGCCGGCCCGGACCCCGAAGGCTATTTTGATCTGTTCAGGGGTAAGTTTAGACCAGCCCACATCATGGAGAATGACGGCAGGTTCAACGATCCGCCGGTTCCCTCCTTCGGCGCTCAATAACTTAAGGGAATATTGATAAGAAATTTGAGCATGAGGAAGGTCGTTCCGAACAGCCAGGTAGGGTTCGGCTAATCGAAAAAGCTCTGCAGTAAACTCAGACCATTCCATGAAAATGACTATACGACAGCCAAGATTCAGGGTCAAGCCGGAAAAGGATAAGATAAAATAATCCGTATGGTTACAGATGGGTCCACCCTGATAATCTTATAAAAAGTCCCTTCTGTTTGAATTGACGTTTTTTTGAATTTATGCTATGAAAATAAAATAAACTGGGGAATAAGAACCAAAGACAATAGGGGGATGGTCTGAACAAAAGGTTCCGGACTTATTTAGGAAACCGATAATGCGGAAACTGATGATCATGGGGGGGAGTCCTGCTTTTCAGGAAAGGCTTTCCCGTTTTTTTAAGGGCCGCTACGAGGTTAAAATAACCGACTCGGGGGAAGAGGGGTTGTCCTTGCTTCGGGTCTTCAAGCCCCCCATGGTTTTATTGGCTGCTTATTTACCCGATAGGATCGGGCTGGAAATTCTTAAACACCTTCAACAGGAATTACCTCAATCCAAGACCATCCTCTTTTCCACCCATCAGGATATGAATACGACCATTCAGGCCATGAAATTGGGGGCCTACGATTATGTCCAGGAAGATGTCGAGCTCGAAGAGCTGGATCGCAAAATACAAAAGGCCCTTCGGGTCCTGATTTTAAACGAAAAAATTCCTCCCCTGAAAGAACCGGAGTCCTTTTCCTCACCCGGTTTCACTTTAATCGGCCAGAGCAAGGCCATGCGGGACATCTATAAATTTATCGGGCTGATCGCCAATACGACCGCCTCGGTCGGCATTCGGGGAGAGACGGGAACGGGGAAGAAACTGATGGCCCAGGTGATCCATCAAAACAGCCCCCACCGGGAAGGCCCCTTTGTCACTGTGGATTGCACCACCATCGTCGAGACCCTCTCGGAAAGTACCCTTTACGGTCACGAAAAAGGATCCTTTACCGGGGCGATTGAAAGTCATCGCGGCTTGTTTGAAACGGCCGCCGAGGGAACCATCTTCCTGGATGAGATCGCCGATCTTCCCCTTTCGATGCAGGGCAAACTCTTGCGTTTTCTGCAGGACAAAGAATATCACCGTATCGGCGGGACTTCTCAAAAAAAATCCAATGCCCGGATCATCGTGGCCACCAACCGGGACCTCTATCAGGCCATCGCCCAGGGAAAATTCAGGAAAGACCTCTATTACCGGCTTAAAGTCCTGACCGCTTATATCCCGCCGCTGCGGGAACGTCGTGAAGATATCCCTTTGTTGATCCAGCACTTCCTGCACAAATTCAATCGCGACCATCATACCGGCGTTTTAAAGATCGAGGACCGGGCGGTTCAATTGTTGATCGATTATGATTGGCCGGGAAATGTGCGGGAATTGGAAAATCTCCTGACCCTGGCCTGCATCCTGGGCAAGGAAGAGGTCATTCTGGAAGAAACGGTCAAAGAGATTCTCAACCGCAGCCAACGCCTTCCTCATGATCGACCGCCTGTTTCCTCCCTGGGCGAAGCCGAAGAGGAAATTATAAAAAAGGCTTTAAAAACAGCGCAAGGCAACCTGACCCAGGCCGCCAAATTGTTAAAAATTTCCCGGCCTACTTTGAGGACTAAAATTCAAAAGTTTCAACTTTCGGTTTAACGGCAAACCGGCAAGGAATTTGCCGGACCTGGCAAAGTATTTACCAGGACCATCCGCCGTCGAACAGCCCCCTTCAAATAACACACTGAATTTAATCAGTTTTCTTTTTGCAGTTTTTGGCATTGAACTTGCTCTAAAGAAAAACAGAGATTAATCTTCCCTTAAATTCGAAAATACCGTTACGGGTTACGAGTTACGGGTTGCGGGTTCAAAACCAACCTTACTTCGACATTCATTATTCATTATTCGATATTCGATATTCGCTTTTAGGGCAAGGTCTACCGGCTTTGTAATGAGAAAAAATAGGAAGGAAACCCTATGCGTTTGACTGGTAAAGTTGCACTGGTTACCGGCGCGGCCAAGGGCTTGGGCCGGGCCTTTTGTTTGAGTTTGGCTCGGGAAGGTGCCCGGATTATGGCCGTGACCCGTAAGGACCTGGACAACCTGGAGAAAACGGTCAAAATGATCCGCGCTATGGGCGGGGAAGCCGAAATGCTTCAAGCCGATGTGGCTTTGGAGCCGGATACCAAGGCCATGGCGGAGGAAACGATTAATAAATTCGGCCGCATCGATATCCTGCTCAATAATGCGGCCATTTATGACGGGATCAAACGAAAACCTTTTTTTGAGATTGACCTTAAGGAATGGGATTTGGTCATGAACGTGAATGTCAAAGGGGCCTTTTTATCCACCCGGGCCGTTTTCCCGTTCATGAAGGATCAGGGATATGGAAAGATCATCAATCTGGCCTCGGAAGTCTTTTTTACCGGTTCCAACGGTTTTGCCCATTACGTGGCCTCCAAGGGGGGTATCATCGGTCTGACCCGGGCACTGGCCGTGGAATTAGGACCCCATAATATCTGTATCAATTGCATCGCCCCGGGGTTCACCGATACCGAAGCCAGCCGGGGTATCGCCGATGTCACTAAATATGATGTTTCCAAGACCCCGTTAAAGAGATTGGAAAGGCCGGAAGACCTGGTGGGGGCCGCCATTTTCCTGGCTGCTTCGGAAAGTGATTTTATGACCGGGCAGACGCTGTTGATCGATGGAGGCCGGGCCATGCATTAAACTCCAATCCCATTAAGCCAAGGGGGTGAGCGGGGACCGTTCACCAAGCCCTTGGCAGAACAGGGTGATCATCCAACTGGTTGAGCAATTCGGGCAAAACCCCGGGTCTCGTAGAGACCCTATAAATAACCACCATAAGGAGGAGGAACCATGAAAGTGTATGATGTCGTCCCCGGTTTGGAATTTGACCCAGAAAGAGATTTTGCCCAATCGCCCGCCTGGTTTCTGGATGGCACCCATTCCGTCCCGCCCTGGACCCCCATGTTTGGTTGGTTTTGGATCAACTTCTGCCGCCACGGTATGCAATACGGGGCGGAGAAGTTGAGCCTGCCGACGGTCAAGGGTTGGGATTGGCGTTTCCATAATGGGGGTGGATACCTGACCTTGCTGCTGGTCCACAGCGAGGAGGAAAAACAAAGGCGGGAAGCGGAATTCCGTAAGGCCATTCTCCCCTTTATCGAAAATTATGATGGATTATGGGGAGGATTTATTAAGGAGATTTTGGGGCGTTATGAAAAACTGAAGGCCCTGGATCTGGACAAGGCTTCCAACATCGAACTCCTGGACAATTTTGAAGAGACCATCAACACCTGCCGGCGCATGTGGGAAATCCACATGTATATGATGTATGGAACTTATACGGCCTATATCCTTTTTGAAAATATGTGTCGGGAAATGGCCGGAATCGACGATACCTCGCCGCTCTTTCATAATCTGGTCTCTGGCTTTGACAATAAGGTCTTCCAGGTGGATCGACGCCTCTGGGAGTTTTCCAAAAAGGCCCGGGAAGATGGATTGGCCGATCTCTTCCTGGAAACCAAACCCCTTGAAATTCAGGGCCGTCTTCAGGAATCACTCAAGGGCCGGGATTTTATGAAAGACTTCATGGCCTTCATGAACGAAGATGGCTGGCGTATGCAACGCATGTCCGAAATGAATCTGCCGACCTGGGTGGAAGACCCGACCCCGGCTTTGGTCAACGTCAAACAGTTTCTCCAAAAAGGGGGCGGCTTTAACCTCGAAGAAGAAAGGGGAAAAATTTCCCGACAGCGCCAAGAGGCGGAAAAGGTGGTTTTGGCCAAGATTCCCCAGGAGCAACGGGGCTGGTTTGAACGCTTGATGGTCCTGGCCCAGAAGAGCGGGGTCTTCAGCGAAGAACATGATCATTATCTGGACCTGTATACCCATGCCATGATGCGGCGCAGTGCCTTGGGTCTGGGCCGGCGTTTTGCCCAGAAAGAGACCATCAACGATGCCGACGATATCTTTTTTCTCATCCCGGATGAGGTTCGTCGGGCCGGAATCAATCCTGATCAGTTTAATCTGCGCTATATTGTGGACCGGCGAAAAGCCGAGTGGCAGGAATGGCAAAAAACCCCCAACCCCCCGGCCTTCTTAAAAGAGGGTTTTGATCTGGATATGGCCATGGGGGTCCTGGTCCAATCGATGGACCCCATTGCCCTGAAGGTCGTCGTCGGTTCCATGCCCCAGGTCCGTCCGGAACTCAAGGCCGATCTGTACGGGACCTGCGGTTCCCCCGGAGTGGCCGAAGGCCCGGCCAGGGTTATCTTGAACGAAGATGAACTCCATTTGGTCGAACAAGGAGACATCCTGGTGGCGGCCAGTACCTCACCCAGTTGGACCCCGGTCTTTTCTATGATCAAGGGCGTGGTGGTCGACCGCGGGGCCAGTCTCTCCCATGCAGCCATTGTCGGCAGGGAGTATGGGATCCCGGTGGTCATGAACGTCTTTGAGGGCACGGCCAAGATCAAGTCGGGTCAGCGGATCAAGGTGGATGCCAATATGGGGGCCGTGTTTATTTTAGACAAATAACCTAAACCCAAACAAAAAAAAATTTTACCGCCAAGGCCCTGAGAGCGTCGAGTCGACCCCGGGGCCGGGATAGGGATAGTTTGCCCTTGAGGTCCCAGGCGTCTTTTGGGTGGGGGAATGATTTCATGGGTACGAAATGGCTATTTTGGTTCGAAGAATTAGACAGCGGCCATAACGATCTGGTGGGGAAAAAGTGTGCCAATCTGGGTGAGATGACCCGGTTAGGCCTGCGCATCCCGCCGGGATTCGCCATATCCGTAGAAGGGTATGAACGGTTTATGGCCGAAACCGGGGCCGGAGAAGAGATCCGGTGCTACGTCCGGGAAAATCAAGACCATTTAAAGGAAGTCCAGCAGCAGATCAAGGCCAGCCAGGTTATTCGGGGTATTAT
This genomic stretch from Deltaproteobacteria bacterium harbors:
- a CDS encoding 3-oxoacyl-ACP reductase FabG, giving the protein MRLTGKVALVTGAAKGLGRAFCLSLAREGARIMAVTRKDLDNLEKTVKMIRAMGGEAEMLQADVALEPDTKAMAEETINKFGRIDILLNNAAIYDGIKRKPFFEIDLKEWDLVMNVNVKGAFLSTRAVFPFMKDQGYGKIINLASEVFFTGSNGFAHYVASKGGIIGLTRALAVELGPHNICINCIAPGFTDTEASRGIADVTKYDVSKTPLKRLERPEDLVGAAIFLAASESDFMTGQTLLIDGGRAMH
- a CDS encoding phosphoenolpyruvate-utilizing protein → MKVYDVVPGLEFDPERDFAQSPAWFLDGTHSVPPWTPMFGWFWINFCRHGMQYGAEKLSLPTVKGWDWRFHNGGGYLTLLLVHSEEEKQRREAEFRKAILPFIENYDGLWGGFIKEILGRYEKLKALDLDKASNIELLDNFEETINTCRRMWEIHMYMMYGTYTAYILFENMCREMAGIDDTSPLFHNLVSGFDNKVFQVDRRLWEFSKKAREDGLADLFLETKPLEIQGRLQESLKGRDFMKDFMAFMNEDGWRMQRMSEMNLPTWVEDPTPALVNVKQFLQKGGGFNLEEERGKISRQRQEAEKVVLAKIPQEQRGWFERLMVLAQKSGVFSEEHDHYLDLYTHAMMRRSALGLGRRFAQKETINDADDIFFLIPDEVRRAGINPDQFNLRYIVDRRKAEWQEWQKTPNPPAFLKEGFDLDMAMGVLVQSMDPIALKVVVGSMPQVRPELKADLYGTCGSPGVAEGPARVILNEDELHLVEQGDILVAASTSPSWTPVFSMIKGVVVDRGASLSHAAIVGREYGIPVVMNVFEGTAKIKSGQRIKVDANMGAVFILDK
- a CDS encoding MBL fold metallo-hydrolase, translated to MDKEDKGITRRQWIQTSSRLALAGLLPGELLAQAKEKPAPSKKTGTRLILLGNGGGPRPNKMRAQSAWVVMINDVPYVVDCGGGVSRQMVFANIPLKSLRYIFITHHHSDHNLEYGSLMYNAWVTGFKGRIDTYGPPPIEKITSLFLEMNAYDINIRIPDEGRPPLKPMIFVHEFSKGGLVMENDQVKVTAALVNHPPVVPAFAYRFDSPDRSIVFSGDTTPCDNLIKLAQGADILVHEVIHKPSLARLLARIPNADRLLEHIVASHTTHVDVGKVAKEAGVKTLVLTHFVPVDDPTEKEEMWIEGARTHFDGKIIVGKDLLEI
- a CDS encoding phosphohydrolase, with product MEWSEFTAELFRLAEPYLAVRNDLPHAQISYQYSLKLLSAEGGNRRIVEPAVILHDVGWSKLTPEQIKIAFGVRAGGEEADRLNRIHEVEGAIIAGHLLQGLDYDPIFIKQITLMIGRHDSGNDPESLEEKILKDSDKLWRFSGIGFWNEMERQGLDSLELYRFLEKRRPAWFFLPAALVLAEEALKVRAREIADRSGSFVP
- a CDS encoding sigma-54-dependent Fis family transcriptional regulator — its product is MRKLMIMGGSPAFQERLSRFFKGRYEVKITDSGEEGLSLLRVFKPPMVLLAAYLPDRIGLEILKHLQQELPQSKTILFSTHQDMNTTIQAMKLGAYDYVQEDVELEELDRKIQKALRVLILNEKIPPLKEPESFSSPGFTLIGQSKAMRDIYKFIGLIANTTASVGIRGETGTGKKLMAQVIHQNSPHREGPFVTVDCTTIVETLSESTLYGHEKGSFTGAIESHRGLFETAAEGTIFLDEIADLPLSMQGKLLRFLQDKEYHRIGGTSQKKSNARIIVATNRDLYQAIAQGKFRKDLYYRLKVLTAYIPPLRERREDIPLLIQHFLHKFNRDHHTGVLKIEDRAVQLLIDYDWPGNVRELENLLTLACILGKEEVILEETVKEILNRSQRLPHDRPPVSSLGEAEEEIIKKALKTAQGNLTQAAKLLKISRPTLRTKIQKFQLSV